A genomic window from Halococcus salsus includes:
- a CDS encoding TFIIB-type zinc ribbon-containing protein: MNEMSTRLHERRRGSDTQSTGSEGRSRSACPECSGRIVDDAEHGEAVCDECGLVLSGDALDRGPEWRNFDDEETADRSRVEVSVAISSPVTVDNDFRITPTETHSMRKVSPRRHRTPFSPRGRIGEIL, translated from the coding sequence CTACACGAACGTCGTCGGGGTTCCGACACACAGTCTACCGGATCCGAAGGGCGATCACGCTCGGCCTGTCCCGAGTGTAGCGGGCGGATTGTCGATGATGCAGAGCACGGCGAAGCAGTCTGTGACGAGTGCGGCTTAGTGCTCTCGGGAGATGCCCTCGATCGTGGGCCGGAGTGGCGCAATTTCGATGACGAGGAAACAGCAGATCGGAGTCGCGTAGAAGTGTCGGTCGCTATCAGCTCACCAGTAACAGTCGACAACGACTTTCGGATAACTCCTACCGAGACCCATAGTATGAGAAAAGTGAGCCCAAGACGTCACCGAACGCCGTTCTCTCCCCGGGGTCGAATCGGCGAGATACTATAG